The proteins below come from a single Parageobacillus thermoglucosidasius genomic window:
- a CDS encoding YodL domain-containing protein gives MVHLFMKKMLHIKREYDITIFQTPSFGQAKGYRQVYRLTISAANHHQALSHIYRMFNVPDLLPEDYQARFMSTGDIVFIDEGLNGQTYYKLCPGGWKKVSRIHIR, from the coding sequence ATGGTCCATTTATTTATGAAAAAAATGCTTCATATAAAGCGCGAGTATGATATCACCATATTCCAAACGCCGAGTTTTGGACAAGCGAAAGGATACAGGCAAGTATATAGGCTGACTATCAGCGCGGCCAATCACCATCAAGCATTATCACATATTTATCGCATGTTTAACGTGCCTGATTTATTGCCAGAAGACTACCAAGCCCGTTTTATGAGTACAGGAGATATCGTTTTCATTGACGAAGGACTGAACGGGCAAACGTATTACAAATTATGCCCGGGAGGATGGAAAAAAGTTAGCCGTATTCATATCCGTTAA